In a single window of the Gloeocapsa sp. PCC 73106 genome:
- a CDS encoding amidase, whose translation MTTDQELAFTSAVEQGQLIRRGEISPLELVQLYLDRIEKFNEQLGCYYTVAAEMALAEARTKTEQLTQLKNTTDLPLLFGVPISVKDLNPVAGLPCSYGTMALKERIANYDDGVVTRIKQGGLIILGKTATCELGSLPYTEPPGFPPTRNPWNLNYTPGGSSGGAASAVAAGLSPFAQGSDGGGSIRGPAFCCGLVGIKPSRGRVSNAPVGDYQSGISTHGPLARTVADAAALLDVMSGYITGDPYWLEPPEISFFAATRRQTPSMRIAYNLGNIAGMSVAPICAEQVKQTVEILEAMGHTLEPACPDFSSLVNPFSRIWQAGAAASGLPLEALSSFNQWLANQAGSAGDYLQAVHQMQVLAREIVAFFDDFDVLLLPTYLHPPIAIGEWADLSPPETLEKIIQWIAPCPPVNASGLPAIALPTGFDAQGLPVGIQLIGRPAGEITLISLATQLETARPWSGFRPSLFM comes from the coding sequence GGGAAATCTCTCCCCTAGAATTAGTGCAATTGTACTTAGATCGCATTGAAAAATTTAATGAGCAACTCGGATGTTATTACACCGTAGCGGCAGAAATGGCCCTAGCTGAAGCTAGAACTAAAACTGAACAACTGACTCAGTTAAAAAACACTACAGACTTACCTCTTTTGTTCGGTGTACCTATCTCCGTCAAAGATCTCAACCCTGTAGCAGGTTTACCCTGTTCCTACGGTACTATGGCACTGAAAGAGCGAATCGCCAACTACGACGATGGTGTAGTAACTCGTATCAAACAGGGCGGCTTAATTATCCTAGGTAAAACCGCCACCTGTGAATTGGGTTCCCTTCCCTACACCGAACCCCCAGGGTTCCCCCCAACGCGCAATCCTTGGAACTTAAACTATACTCCTGGAGGCTCCAGTGGCGGAGCAGCTTCTGCTGTAGCTGCAGGGCTATCTCCCTTTGCTCAAGGTTCTGACGGTGGAGGGTCAATTCGGGGTCCCGCCTTTTGTTGTGGCTTGGTGGGCATTAAACCCTCTCGGGGTCGAGTTTCCAATGCACCGGTGGGAGATTATCAAAGTGGGATCTCTACTCATGGTCCTTTGGCGCGTACCGTAGCCGACGCTGCGGCTTTACTAGACGTCATGTCTGGTTACATCACCGGAGATCCTTACTGGTTAGAGCCACCGGAAATATCTTTTTTCGCAGCAACCCGTCGTCAGACTCCCTCCATGAGAATTGCTTACAATTTGGGTAATATCGCGGGAATGAGCGTGGCTCCGATTTGTGCAGAACAAGTAAAGCAAACGGTAGAAATCCTAGAAGCTATGGGACATACACTCGAACCGGCTTGTCCCGATTTTAGTAGTTTAGTCAATCCCTTCAGCCGAATCTGGCAAGCAGGTGCCGCGGCTTCAGGTCTGCCCTTAGAAGCCCTTAGTTCCTTTAACCAGTGGCTCGCTAATCAAGCGGGGTCAGCTGGAGATTATTTGCAAGCTGTACATCAAATGCAGGTGCTAGCTCGAGAAATCGTGGCTTTTTTCGATGATTTTGACGTTCTACTCCTACCAACTTATCTTCATCCTCCTATTGCTATAGGTGAGTGGGCTGATTTATCTCCCCCTGAAACCTTAGAAAAGATTATCCAGTGGATAGCCCCATGTCCTCCTGTTAACGCCTCCGGTTTACCCGCGATCGCTCTACCTACGGGCTTTGATGCTCAAGGTTTACCCGTCGGTATTCAACTGATTGGTCGTCCTGCTGGGGAAATTACCCTTATTTCTTTAGCGACCCAATTAGAAACCGCTCGCCCTTGGTCTGGGTTTCGTCCATCTTTATTTATGTAG